From a single Lacerta agilis isolate rLacAgi1 chromosome 3, rLacAgi1.pri, whole genome shotgun sequence genomic region:
- the PEX13 gene encoding peroxisome biogenesis factor 13 produces MAANQPPPPKPWENRRLSPDVGVSQLTRPGQPTLTRVPPPILPRPSQQTGSTALSSFRPSSYSSPFSSGYGTYGNSFYGSYSPYSYGYGGMGYNRFRMDDVPTSRFVQQAEESSRGAFQSIESIVHAFASVSMMMDATFSAVYNSFRAVLDVANHFSRLKIHFTKVFSAFALVRTIRYLYRRLQRLLGLRKNSENDDLWAESEGTVACASPEERAANSAKSWPIFLFFAVVLGGPYLIWKLLSTYTEDETVSGNWASGEDDHVVGRAEYDFNAVSEEEISFRAGEMLKLAPKERQPKIRGWLLASRDGQTTGLVPANYVRILGKRKGKRAAELEKVTEHEPALSNATLIQGATAADTLEEQEAAFESVFVENNKVPVAPSSAVLDGDKQDL; encoded by the exons ATGGCGGCCAACCAACCGCCGCCCCCGAAGCCCTGGGAGAACCGGAGGCT ATCTCCAGATGTGGGAGTTAGTCAGCTGACGCGGCCCGGGCAGCCCACCCTCACCCGCGTGCCCCCTCCCATTTTGCCAAGGCCATCGCAGCAGACTGGGAGCACGGCCCTGAGCTCTTTCAGGCCTTCTTCGTACAGCAGCCCCTTCAGCTCAGGCTACGGCACGTACGGGAATTCCTTCTACGGAAGCTACAGCCCTTACAGCTACGGATATGGCGGCATGGGCTACAACCGGTTTCGGATGGACGACGTTCCCACCAGCCGGTTTGTGCAGCAGGCCGAGGAGAGCAGCCGCGGCGCGTTCCAGTCCATCGAAAGCATCGTGCACGCCTTCGCCTCGGTCAGCATGATGATGGACGCTACCTTTTCGGCGGTCTACAACAGCTTCCGAGCCGTCTTGGATGTAGCCAACCACTTCTCCCGGCTCAAGATCCACTTCACCAAGGTGTTTTCGGcttttgccttggtcagaactATACGGTACCTTTACAGGCGGCTGCAGCGGTTGCTGGGTCTGAGAAAGAATTCTGAAAATGATGATTTGTGGGCAGAAAGTGAAGGGACTGTGGCCTGCGCTAGCCCCGAGGAAAGGGCAGCCAACTCTGCAAAATCCTGGCCAATTTTCCTATTCTTTGCCGTTGTTCTTGGGGGTCCCTACCTCATTTGGAAGCTGCTGTCCACCTACACTGAAGACGAAACAG TTTCCGGCAATTGGGCAAGTGGAGAGGATGATCATGTTGTTGGGAGAGCAGAATATGATTTCAATGCTGTTTCGGAAGAAGAAATTTCTTTCCGTGCTGGCGAAATGCTAAAATTGGCGCCCAAAG AACGACAACCCAAAATACGTGGCTGGCTCTTGGCCAGCCGTGATGGCCAGACAACAGGACTTGTTCCAGCTAATTATGTCCGAATACTcggcaaaaggaaaggaaagcgagCTGCAGAGCTGGAGAAGGTTACTGAGCATGAGCCGGCACTCAGCAATGCCACTTTGATCCAAGGAGCCACAGCTGCCGACACCCTGGAAGAGCAAGAAGCTGCCTTTGAGTCTGtttttgtagaaaataataaagttCCCGTCGCACCCAGCTCTGCTGTACTTGATGGAGACAAACAGGACCTTTGA
- the LOC117044405 gene encoding uncharacterized protein LOC117044405, whose protein sequence is MTHRKSQALKVRGRAFKDHEPFRHCSPGSLLTDRAIKPRVTPGTVGAAATGNQETRSRKVGSDPMASLGEENNSLEKFNALQKKHLQLKGILKEKETSISRLTKIIKDQATEYRTAIELEKEHQKETERRLEESEHLVKEQSQLLDETVAHYTKIIQEQETQHAELVLEMKKQSEADIRRREENILKIKQYISGTFQEKSREHQQQTDELRREINKFMEKSHILKTKLEKELNAKKRDCKSKEISP, encoded by the exons ATGACCCATAGGAAGTCCCAAGCTTTGAAAGTAAGAGGACGCGCCTTTAAAGACCATGAACCGTTCAGACATTGCAGTCCTGGATCACTTCTTACAGACAGGGCTATCAAACCAAGAGTTACACCTGGTACAGTCGGTGCGGCGGCAACTGGAAATCAAGAAACAAGAAGCCGGAAAGTTGGGAGCGACCCTATG GCATCCTTGGGCGAAGAGAACAATTCTCTGGAAAAGTTTAATGCTCTGCAAAAGAAACACCTGCAGCTCAAAGGTATTCTAAAAGAAAAGGAGACATCGATATCAAGATtaactaaaataataaaagaCCAG gcTACTGAGTATAGAACAGCAATAGAATTGGAAAAAGAACACCAGAAAGAGACTGAAAGgcgactggaagaatcagaacaTTTAGTTAAGGAGCAGAGCCAGTTGCTCGATGAAACTGTAGCACATTACACAAAAATAATTCAGGAACAAGAAACACAG CATGCAGAGCTGGTGCTTGAAATGAAAAAACAGAGTGAGGCTGATATAAGGCGCAGAGAAGAAAATATTCTCAAGATAAAGCAATATATTTCTGGTACCTTCCAAGAAAAATCCCG GGAACATCAGCAACAGACAGATGAACTcaggagagaaataaataaattcatggagaaatCACACATTCTCAAAACAAAACTTGAAAAAGAACTGAATGCAAAAAAG AGGGACTGCAAATCGAAAGAGATCAGTCCATAG